In Fusarium oxysporum f. sp. lycopersici 4287 chromosome 2, whole genome shotgun sequence, a genomic segment contains:
- a CDS encoding omega-6 fatty acid desaturase (delta-12 desaturase) — protein sequence MASVSTSALPKQNPALRRTVTSTTVTDSESAAVSPSDSPRHSASSTSLSSMSEVDIAKPKSEYGVMLDTYGNQFEVPDFTIKDIYNAIPKHCFKRSALKGYAYILRDIVLLTTTFSIWYNFVTPEYIPSTPARAGLWAVYTVLQGLFGTGLWVIAHECGHGAFSDSRLVNDITGWVLHSSLLVPYFSWQISHRKHHKATGNMERDMVFVPRTREQQATRLGKMAHELAHLTEETPAFTLLMLVLQQLVGWPNYLLTNVTGHNYHERQREGRGKGKKNGLGGGVNHFDPRSPLYENKDAKLIVLSDIGIGLMATALYFLVQKFGFYNMAIWYFVPYLWVNHWLVAITFLQHTDPTLPHYTNDEWDFVRGAAATIDREMGFIGRHLLHGIIETHVLHHYVSNIPFYNADEATEAIKPVMGKHYRADVQDGPRGFIRAMYRSARMCQWVEPSAGAEGAGKGVLFFRNRNNVGTPPAVIKPVA from the exons ATGGCGTCCGTTTCGACTTCGGCCCTGCCCAAGCAGAACCCTGCGCTTAGACGCACCGTCACCTCAACTACTGTGACGGATTCTGAGTCTGCCGCCGTCTCTCCTTCAGACTCTCCCCGGCACTCGGCCTCTTCCACATCGCTCTCGTCCATGTCCGAGGTCGATATCGCCAAGCCCAAGTCCGAGTATGGTGTTATGCTCGACACCTACGGCAACCAGTTCGAGGTCCCCGACTTTACCATCAAGGACATCTACAATGCCATCCCTAAGCACTGCTTTAAGCGCTCTGCTCTCAAGGGATACGCTTATATCCTCCGCGACATTGTCCTCCTGACCACCACTTTCAGCATTTGGTACAACTTCGTGACCCCCGAATACATCCCATCCACCCCCGCCCGCGCTGGTCTGTGGGCCGTATACACCGTTCTTCAGGGTCTTTTCGGTACCGGTCTCTGGGTCATTGCCCATGAGTGTGGTCACGGTGCTTTCTCCGATTCTCGCCTCGTCAACGACATTACTGGCTGGGTTCTCCACTCTTCCCTCCTTGTCCCCTACTTCAGCTGGCAAATCTCCCACCGAAAGCACCACAAGGCCACCGGCAACATGGAGCGTGACATGGTCTTCGTTCCCCGAACCCGCGAGCAGCAGGCTACTCGTCTCGGAAAGATGGCCCACGAGCTTGCCCATCTTACTGAGGAGACCCCCGCTTTCACTCTTCTTATGCTCGTCCTCCAGCAGCTCGTCGGCTGGCCCAACTACCTCCTCACCAACGTTACCGGCCACAACTACCATGAGCGCCAGCGTGAGGGTCGcggcaagggcaagaagaacgGCCTCGGTGGTGGTGTCAACCACTTCGACCCCCGCAGCCCTCTGTACGAGAACAAGGATGCTAAGCTCATCGTCCTCAGCGATATTGGTATTGGTCTGATGGCCACTGCTCTGTACTTCCTCGTCCAGAAGTTCGGTTTCTACAACATGGCCATCTGGTACTTTGTTCCCTACCTCTGGGTTAACCACTGGCTCG TTGCCATCACCTTCCTCCAGCACACCGACCCTACCCTTCCTCACTACACCAATGACGAGTGGGACTTTGTCCGCGGTGCCGCTGCTACCATTGATCGTGAGATGGGCTTCATCGGCCGCCACCTTCTCCACGGCATCATCGAGACTCACGTTCTTCACCACTACGTCAGCAACATCCCCTTCTATAACGCCGACGAGGCTACCGAGGCCATCAAGCCTGTCATGGGCAAGCACTACCGCGCCGATGTCCAGGATGGTCCTCGTGGCTTCATCCGTGCCATGTACCGAAGCGCCCGTATGTGCCAGTGGGTTGAGCCCAGTGCTGGTGCCGAGGGCGCTGGTAAGGGTGTTCTGTTCTTCCGCAACCGCAACAACGTGGGCACTCCCCCCGCTGTCATCAAGCCCGTTGCTTAA
- a CDS encoding oxidoreductase, whose product MELFLRINYPYYPLPFNLIHCFHSKPLSHHHIMVQHGPKTTVHQLAQEYAPIIKGKTILTTGASRGGLGALFVEAIAVAEPGLAILAGRSVGKLQQTADNLAAKYPKLKTKLLSIDLESLRSVRAAAEEVNGWSDVPKIDVLVNNAGIMATDFKLTEDGFENQFASNHLGHFLFTNLIIDKILASETPRVVSVSSNGHRLGPIRWGDPNFSNGERYNKWSAYGQSKTANMLFAISLAEKLGSRGLQAFSLHPGAILDTSLAKHLDTLDSLVEADRAMGDPWGWVDWSTVPVCSEVGAATHAFAAFDPDLKEHNGAYLLECRLADPVTDTVRPWATSSTEAELLWRKSEEMVGQKFSF is encoded by the exons ATGGAACTATTCCTCAGGATTAACTATCCCTATTATCCTCTACCTTTCAATCTCATACATTGCTTCCATTCAAAACCTCTTAGCCACCATCATATCATGGTACAACACGGTCCCAAGACTACGGTTCACCAGCTCGCACAAGAGTATGCACCCATCATCAAGGGCAAGACTATCCTTACGACAGGTGCAAGCCGAGGAGGTCTCGGTGCACTCTTCGTGGAAGCTATTGCAGTCGCAGAACCTGGACTGGCTATTCTAGCTGGCCGGAGTGTTGGCAAGCTCCAGCAAACTGCAGACAATCTTGCTGCCAAGTATCCCAAGCTGAAGACAAAGCTTCTGAGTATTGATCTTGAGTCTCTTCGTTCTGTTCGTGCAGCTGCAGAAGAGGTCAATGGATGGTCAGATGTTCCTAAGATCGATGTCTTGGTCAACAATGCAGGGATTATGGCGACAGACTTCAAGCTGACGGAAGACGGCTTCGAAAATCAATTCGCTTCGAACCATCTGGGTCACTTCTTGTTTACAAATCTGATCATAGATAAGATCCTTGCTTCAGAGACGCCTCGAGTGGTCAGTGTTTCCAGCAATGGCCACCGGCTGGGGCCTATCCGATGGGGTGACCCCAATTTCAGC AATGGTGAAAGATACAACAAGTGGAGTGCATACGGGCAGTCAAAGACAGCAAACATGTTGTTTGCCATCTCtcttgctgagaagctcGGCAGTCGCGGACTCCAGGCGTTCTCCCTCCATCCTGGCGCAATCCTTGATACTTCTTTGGCTAAACATCTAGATACTTTGGATAGTCTGG TCGAAGCGGATCGTGCAATGGGGGACCCCTGGGGTTGGGTGGATTGGTCTACTGTCCCAGTTTGCTCCGAGGTCGGTGCTGCAACACACGCGTTTGCTGCTTTCGATCCCGATCTCAAGG AACATAACGGTGCATATCTGCTTGAATGCCGTCTAGCAGACCCTGTGACTGATACAGTCAGACCGTGGgcgacaagctcaacagaAGCAGAGTTACTTTGGAGGAAAAGTGAAGAGATGGTTGGCCAAAAGTTCTCTTTTTAG
- a CDS encoding hypothetical protein (At least one base has a quality score < 10), whose amino-acid sequence MTSTISIPSRGDLSCLSSLYQKLHKQPGSGLTRFISLARCLSFSPAFCNQSTRIQFTSSTKSETATIGDLVSWPEPLSVPPLRTWSTSTSSLPVPPVHPKGIDSHVDDLQP is encoded by the coding sequence ATGACTTCAACGATCTCGATACCTTCGAGAGGCGATTTATCTTGCCTGAGCTCTCTCTATCAAAAGCTCCACAAACAACCGGGGTCGGGCTTGACCAGATTTATCTCCCTTGCCCGCTGTCTGAGCTTTTCTCCCGCCTTTTGTAACCAATCGACTCGTATCCAATTCACATCGTCAACAAAATCAGAGACAGCCACGATCGGGGACCTTGTCTCTTGGCCTGAGCCGCTAAGCGTGCCCCCCCTTCGAACGTGGTCGACGTCGACGTCGTCCCTCCCGGTTCCCCCCGTTCACCCAAAAGGGATTGATTCACATGTCGATGATCTCCAGCCCTAA
- a CDS encoding hypothetical protein (At least one base has a quality score < 10), which yields MLVFQDQKLESLKGVRGLLVPVSTNTPTRRPLAGGISGQPELDTLVASWNKVVARRFCQMHKGYFENGDWATTENRNQSDGVSNSTSDNQRKRPRLDSGISSDVSPRIGSREEAIRPQPRQLSPLRRPPVSRTPGRPSSPPTQERQSRPAGSFPRGHDSQYPDKWVGDGEPHRPCQPRGFREDTVEFDNMSTRRQNQLIRTQNRTLLEKLEELGPRSERRPRNNHDSYHRPLTRRFRSNWYFESDKMRVTAISRSPDLVKKEQQPMGDFLDPDFGLGGGDNLYSTSVAR from the exons ATGCTCGTCTTTCAGGATCAAAAACTGGAAAGCCTCAAAGGAGTGCGTGGACTATTGGTGCCAGTTTCGACGAACACTCCTACGAGAAGGCCGCTTGCCGGCGGTATCTCAGGACAACCAGAGTTAGATACTCTGGTTGCCTCCTGGAACAAGGTCGTCGCCAGGCGATTTTGCCAAATGCACAAGGGTTATTTTGAGAACGGCGACTGGGCTACAACTGAGAACAGAAACCAAAGTGATGGCGTATCAAACAGTACCTCCGATAATCAGCGAAAGCGGCCGCGCTTAGATAGCGGAATCTCTTCAGATGTTTCTCCCCGAATTGGGagcagagaagaagccatcagACCTCAGCCAAGACAACTTTCGCCACTAAG AAGGCCTCCAGTATCACGAACTCCAGGGAGACCATCTTCGCCCCCAACTCAAGAACGACAAAGTAGGCCCGCAGGCAGCTTCCCCAGGGGTCACGATTCACAGTATCCAGACAAATGGGTGGGTGATGGTGAACCCCACCGCCCTTGCCAACCACGAGGGTTCCGGGAAGACACTGTTGAATTTGACAACATGTCAACTCGACGCCAGAACCAACTTATCAGGACACAAAATCGTACGCTGCTCGAAAAGCTCGAGGAGTTAGGACCTCGATCAGAGCGGAGGCCAAGGAACAACCATGACTCCTACCACAGGCCCTTGACTAGGAGATTCAGAAGCAATTGGTACTTTGAAAGTGATAAAATGCGAGTTACCGCCATCTCTAGGTCTCCTGATTTGGTGAAGAAGGAACAACAACCAATGGGTGACTTTTTGGACCCTGACTTTGGACTTGGTGGAGGAGACAATTTGTACAGTACATCAGTAGCTAGGTGA